The Citrus sinensis cultivar Valencia sweet orange chromosome 4, DVS_A1.0, whole genome shotgun sequence DNA segment TTCGACATGGTTTTGTTCCTTACGTACTACAGAATAATTGTGTGGTTTATCTGCAGATATCTATCAACTAATCCAATCCCCATAACAACTTATGGTTTTATGgatattaatttcaatactGAGCCATCTTGCATCAAACACGAGGCTGGTTCTTTTTACTTCTTTGTTCCTCAGGTAGATTTGCATTGTTCTACGTGTCTGTTTATGCAACTCTGTAATGTTTGCCTTCTAACCTTTCTGATCGTCCTCTCACTTTGATAAGggtatattcttattttagcTTGCATAAAGAGGTAAGGCAGTTGTAcattattctaaatttcaaattacttGTTTTGACAGATTGAGCTAAGGGAGCTTGATGATATCTCTATCTTAGCAGCAACACTGGCATGGAGTAATGGTATGGTTTGTACATTTGAGCAGGCTATTCAATCATTTGAATCATCCTTCTGCCAGGTAATTTGTGGTTACTGTATCTGATTATGCTATTctctaataattttgttttttttattatatatatatatatatatatatatatagacacacacacacacacacacaccacaAAGCAATTTGAGTTGAGACTATATTTAAAACCAGTTCAATATTGTCTCTTGGTGATTTTCATAACTAACTTAATGTTGACCTTAGTCTCTTGCCTAGATGATACCAAATGCATTTATATCTTATGAATCATTGCTTGTACTTATGCTTGTAATTTTGAGCTTGTTATTTCTAGATGTTCTTCTAACATTAAGATTGTTCTCTGTGCCATATTTTAGAAATACCGGGCTTTATTGAGTCCTGTAAGCAGATGAGATGCCACAAGCCTTATGCTGTTGGCTACTCAACAATTCTATCTGAAAGCATTGTTCGTACCTCTGCAGAACCTGCTAACTTTTCAGATATCATAATTCTAGTATTCTACAAATCTTGATTCAGACCTTAATTTATCCACAAACAAAATTCAGAattcataatattattcatatttttcactttttgttgttaaagttgcacaaaattattttaattattagtgaGTTAACCTTTTTGTCGTATTTCAGGTCAGTAGTCATTTCTGTTCCTCTACAGAGAGATACAACCCCAGATATGTAAGATCTGCTCTCACAAAGTTCAACATGATGGAGGATAAAACTGTCCAAATGGTACAATTTATTGGTTTACTTTTATAGAATTTAGGTCACTAGTTAACTTGAATAatacttttatcatttttatttatatcccCTGCTCATTCCCTAGAATGGAGGAAACTAACTGGGCTGAGTTCAGTCTCAgatcataaatttcaaaaccacTACAGTGGTACTTGGCTCCCTTCTTGTCTCCTGATGTCCATTTTGATGCCAAGACcttgatttaaaaattctatGAAGGCAGTGTTTTGTGTGGATCCCATCAAAGTAGGTCCTAGGATGGTGATCTAGACAGAATGCATGCCTCAAACGTATTATGTGAAGAAGCCTCATTGCAAGATTCCAATTGGAAAACTTGCACTAAAGACTCTTAAGATTTCTACTGCTTTATCTGATGATGTCCATTCCACACTCTACCTTTGGATTTTCTCTCCATTTTTCCCTTTCTCTGTAagattcttctttttgttttaagttgACCTCCTTCGTTTTGACAATTTCATTACTTTGACCTAGTTGTTCCATGATCTACTGATGCTTTCTGCCAGTGTAGGCCATATGTATCATTGAATGGTTACTGTAATCGgtacttttaatattttggtaTATCAGTTACCTTTTTCTATTTAGTTACTTTCTATGGTGTTGATGTCTGTAAGTACTTCATAATCTGATCATTATCTAACTTTTCTtagaaagataataaatatttttcagattGGCTTCACAAATTCTACATATTTATTTGTCAACTTTATAGCTGTTCTATGACTGACTGATATAACTTTGCAGGTATGCATGAATGCCATCACATTGGGCAGAAGGGATTTTGGTTGTGATTTCATGGAAATGGTATCTTCTTTCTCCTGGTAATTGTTCATCCTTGATTTTACTTTACTGGATTTTCACTAAATGTAATGGAATAACCTAGGCACTGAATATTCTGGTTCTGGTTCAAGGTTAATGCCCTTATTAGATTTTGAGTTTAACCTGTAATCTTATGTGCAAAATTCTCTTGCAGAGAGAGGCTCCATTTTCCTTCCAGTTCTCTTTCAGATTTTCACCAACCCTTGGTGTTGCTAATAACATGGTATGGAACTATGACCTTGTGATATTTGTAATGCAGTTAAAATATCATGAGGTTAAGCTATCAATCTACTGCTGTATGTTGACTATGAATATAAGTTTTGAATTATCATTTAACAATGTAGGTTTCCGAAAAGAGAGGACAGCCCTTGATGATCTACTgtgattttaatgtttgataATCAAAAGTAATCATATTCTTATCAACTTAATGGGCCCAAAACATTTTACTTAAAACCAAATATCCCAATAAGCATTATTTGGACTAATTACCAGCTGATGCTGATATCAAAATCTTATGAAaatgtttgaaagaaaaattttggtgataattgttcaaataattCTAATTACCAGCTGATGCTGATATCAAAATCTTATGAaatgtttgaaagaaaaattttggtgATAATTGTTCAAGCTGTATCTCTTGACACTTTGATGATAATTGTTCAAGCTGTATCtcttttgtcattttgatgataattgTTCAAGCTGTATCtcttttgtcattttgatGGTAATTGTCGGTATCtcttttgtcattttgatGGTAATTGTCGGTATCTCTTTTGTCTAGCAGTTGGATAATGCCATTGGAATGAATTACTCCTTAGGAGATCATGTTAATATCAATGCTGTTTGGGCTTCGCTTTTGATTGAAGAATGTTCTCGTCTTGGTTTGACGGTAGGTTTAAGCATTTAATGTCCTTTGAATTTCTGTTTTGCTAAATGCTTCTGATTATTTCCGTGTTCCAGTATTTTTGTATAGCTCCAGGTTCAAGATCATCTCCTCTTGCTGTTGCTGCTTCCACTCATCCCCTAATAACATGTATTGCTTGCTATGATGAACGCTCACTTGCTTTTCATGCTCTTGGTTATGCAAGAGGATCTCACAGACCTGCTGTGATTATTACTTCATCAGGCACTGCAGTTTCAAATCTTCTTCCGGCTGTGAGTTTCATTGACTGTGTATAAACTTTTAAATCTATAATCACATAATTCCTATGGATGCTTAATCTATGAAATTCTCTCCACATACTCCTCATGCCACCCCCATTTCTTTCAGTTTATGTGCCTAGGTTACattttatgtttgttattttctaCTTATATTCTCTTCATGAATGCTGCCtgcaaaaatcaaattgaggACTGAATAAAAAtcaccatttcttttttttttttttttccttttttggggATTGGAAacagaatttatttttatgtacaTTGTTCTTACAAAGGTCGACCAGATGGCTGCTGGAGTAGCAAAAATATCTTTACCTAGGAAacaatataatagaaaatgtCAGAAACGCCAGCCACTGCAACTATAGCTTCCTAGGAAACCAGACAGCTTTATAAACCTGACCAAGAATGTTGAGAACACTATACTGAAAGGGCAAGTCTTCTGCTCCTTACATGGTCCTCCCTGCTCCGGCAGGGGCAACAGTATCATGAACCTTGAAAACTAGATCAGTCAACATCTGTTCCCTTTTTAGTTGCTTCTCATGTAACAATAGTAGCTGCCCCGTATCATTTTTCGTGTACATATTGGGGACATCAATACATCTTCAATGATCACCTCGACCTTTAGTTATCacactaaaatttttaatagttttatgtttatatttttgttagcCTATATTCAACTTTTCTTCTGGGTAGGATCCATCTTGCAAATTCCAGGTTGTATAATAGAACTTCACAATGTCATACTTTCTGTTTATGCTTTTGAAATGTTCAGTCCATCCTATCTATCATATATGTTTAATGTGGATTACTTATAATACATAGGTTGTGGAAGCCAGTCAGGATTTTGTGCCAGTTCTATTGCTTACGGCAGATCGTCCGCCAGAGCTTCAGGATGCTGGGGCTAACCAAGCAATCAATCAGGTAGACAATGATCTACTTCAATCAGAAGCTACAAAAgtgatgttaatttttttttcaccacGATGGGTCGTCTCCCCAATTACTAACTAAATTTTGCATGTActtttgaatttgtatttgtaaACTTACAGACCAcagtttttaatttgtaattaggTAAATCATTTTGGCTCTTTTGTAAGGTTCTTCTTCAGTCTTCCTGCACCCACTGATCAGATTCCTGCACGAATGATACTTACCACGCTCGACGCTGCTGTGCATTGGGCTACCTCATCGCCTTATGGTCCTGTTCATATCAACTGCCCTTTCAGGGAGCCACTGGATAATAGTCCAAAACACTGGATGTCTAGTTGTTTGAAAGGATTAGATATTTGGACGTCTAGCATTGAACCATTCACTAAATATATTCAAGTGCAACACTCTCACGCATGCAAGAGTTATACTTATGGCCAAATGGCAGAAGTTCTGGAACTAGTTCAAGGTGTTAACAAAGGGCTTCTTCTGGTTGGTGCGGTCCATAATGAGGATGAGATATGGGCAGTTCTTCACTTGGCTAGACACATTCGATGGCCTGTTGTAGCTGACATTTTGTCAGGATTACGATTGAGAAAACTCTTGGCTTCCTTTCTTGAGACTGaacaaaatatcttatttCTTGACCATCTTGATCATGCTCTGCTTTCAGAATCTGTCAAGGACTGGATACAGTTTGATGTAATTATTCAGGTATAACCTCACTTTCAATGCTTTTACTAAATTTGTTGCTTCTGGCGTTGGTGCAAAACAACTTTTGTCACCATTTGAGAAGTCTGGAATGCAGTTGTTGCCATGTGATGGCAGCATTACAGAGatatgtaatattgtaaatcaGTACTGGCGGAAAAGAGTAAAGATCGACAAAATATACAAAGAAGCAGtaaaaataatctttataGCATACAGGAGATATATAgctgggaaaaaaaaaaacccaagttgaactagaaaaattaatgatgtTCTATGGATTTGCCAGGTTATATGGATTAATATGAAGAGGCaacaaataaatgtttatattcaattttCACATATGATGTAAAGCAATGAAGGCTTCTTGTAATTATGGCTTCATACTGTGTTGAGCTAAGTATGTGAATATTGAACTAATTGTAAATACTCTCTCCTGAGCATACCATATGTGGACAATGTTCTAGGACTTTAAACAAACCATATTATCTGTTTGAACCATGCTAAGATAACATAAGAAGGCATGGTACTGTGATGAAAGATGTTATATCATCTAAACTCTGCTGTATATACTAGCTAGATATCAGTAGacgttttctttttgttgattGTGTTTTTCTCAATTATGAACAGATTGGAAGTCGGATTACAAGTAAAAGGATTTCTCAGATGATAGAGGAATGTTTTCCATGCACATACATCTTGGTTGACAATCATCCATGTCGTCATGATCCTTCCCATTCTGTAACTCACAGGATCCAGAGCACAATTGTCCAATTTGTGGATTTTTTGCTTAAAGTTCAAGTTCCACATAGGAGTAGCAAATGGTGCAGCTTTCTACGAGCACTTGATATGATGGTATCTCATCTCATCTTATGAAGCTCTCCTTGTAATTTTTAGGTATTtggagataatttttttttctttttttcacccATCTCCTAATTTCCCAATTTGATTTGTCTCAGTGGTGCACTTGTTGTACATAAATCTAGAAATGTGGTTTGAAATTTATACCTATGCATAGCTAAAGCCAGTTCGATCctgattttaaaagtttatgtGCAACTAGAATGTGCTCCAACATTTCAGTTAgtcatcatttaatttaatcattgcTTTCTGCAGACAGTGTGTGTATTTAATTTGTCAGTGATACATTGATGCTTTTGCAATAAATGTATACATTTATTCTCAAGCTCTGATTTGACACAAATTGTTCTAAACTCTAAATGATGTGCCTCCTTATTACCGTTTTGAGTTAGCTTAGatattaaagttttataattggTGTGGATGATTAAAGCTATTgtttttatgtaaaataaaattcatctgACTTGGAGGGATTGAAATTGCTTTCTTGTTTAGTGATGAGCTGGAGGCTTTCAGATCCCAATATGTTTCTTCCACCTATAGTTGTGCCTCTGTAAGTTTACTTGTGCTTTCTCGCAGGTTGCATCAGAGATATCATTTCAAATTTGCACTGACTACTCCTTGACTGAACCTCATGTGGCACATGAACTTTCCAGAGCATTGACATCTAATTCTGCACTTTTTGTTGGGAACAGCATGGCAATACGAGATGTAGATATGTATGGACGTAATTGGACAACTTGTACTCGTACTGTTGCAGATATAATGCTAAACTCAGAATTTCCTCAGCAATGGATAAGGGTGGCTGGAAATAGGGGAGCTAGTGGTATTGATGGTTTGCTTAGCACAGCTATTGGTTTTGCTGTAGGATGTAATAAACACGTAAGTATCCTATGTGCctatgtttattcaatcaattGTGTTGTTAGTTATCTTTCTCATCCTTTCCATCATCATATCTCAACCTTCCCCCAAAACTGAAAAACATGTCCAAACCTGCATTTGTTCATAGAAACGTATGCAGTTTGGACAAAAGACCTTGGCAAgcctaaaattatattaggaCTTCCTCCTTACCCCTATTTCGCTCTGCTAGTGGGAGAAATTAATTGCAAAAGTTCTTCTATTCGGTGAATATGAACTTCTTGCAGTCATTATTGGTGGGTGTTTATTCCATCTTAAATTTCTAGTttatataaaatgatatacgttttatgattttataatcatGTTTAGGTACTGTGCGTAGTTGGAGATATTTCTTTCCTTCATGATACAAATGGTTTGGCAATATTGAAACAGAGGTATGATTTTTCGCTTTTCAAACTTATGATTGTATGTTCTAGCATTTGGCTGATCTTTGAAGTTAGCATTGTTATAAATAGTTTTGCTTCCTTAGGAGGTTAATAGTCTACCTGACTGACTAGCTAATAAATTTTGGCCTTCTGATGAAACCTAGACTATGCTGCTCTAAGATTTTGAaggtttattttgtttgaagGATGAAGCGGAAACCGATTCTGATGCTTGTGATGAACAATCATGGGGGTGCAATCTTCAGCCTTCTTCCAATTGCAGATAGAACTGAACCAAGAATATTGGATCAGTATTTCTACACCACCCATAACATTTCCATCCAAAATCTATGTTTGGCGCATGGGTAATATTCAGTATATGTTATgtattttttctcaataatCATATAATCATCACACATCTCTTTTATTTGTCTCTTATTTCTCGTGTTTTCTTTTCTGTGTGTGTCTTGTACTTGATCTATTATAAATGGCTCCATATAGTCATCATAAGTTCCAAAATTTGGTATAATTTTGTGTCATGGAAACAAAGGAGCATTTGCAAAAGATTGAGACCTAACAAACGGCATGTTATATTgaagtattttatttaatttttaattttcttaaaatgagAGGAATGAGATAATCCAAAATATACCATATAACTCTCCCCccatcccccccccccccccccccccaaaatttttcttgtttgaaaGTAAGCATATTACTTATCTAATTCTACTAGTTTTATTGATTCTTCTATATGTTATGCTTCCTCTCTGTAGAAAAATCTTTATATGTTGCTGGGTTCATTCATTTCTTtgataaatatcataattttcgATAAATGAATGAAGATCAtgagagaattaataattctGTAAAATTGTAGCGTGGAAAATCAGAGGGAAGTATAACATTGAAAATTCAGCCTTAGCAAaagctttattttaattaaccaGCAGAAATGGATTTCCTTGAGATGCCAAAAGCTGATATTGGCTTAGTATCCATGCGTGAGTGATATTAAGGAGTAAATTGCCACAAAATAGAAGCAGAAAAACAAATGGGTGCCCTTGGAGTTATCAATAGGCCAGTAAAATtgagaaaacaagaaaagttagaatgaaaaatacattcaCCTGCAGGAAGAGAGGTAGCGTTAGTGTTGGATAAAAGAGATCTTTCCATTAGAGGTGTTTTATCAAGTGAAAATGAAACCAATAATTGAAGTAGCTGGTGGATTAGCTTGAAGCTACttcaataaaagaattaaatgcaGGAGAATGTTTGAGACTGTTGAGAGGAGGAAATATTGTGGTTTCAGTGACAAAATGAGCCTACATAAATATTCATGGCAGCAAGGCCTTGTTTCATCTTTCTTGAGTAATTAGGCTGAGACTCTCTTTTCTTCTATATTCAGAAAAAGATTCAACCATGTTTTTCCTAAACATATGGGCCAAGTTTTTCAGGTACCATtcgataaatttttattgcaaGGAAGACCAATTAAGCTGTTGTTTTCGGTTTGTTTTTTGCAGTAACATATTAGCTTCAGAACTGTTTTCAATTTACCTGTAGTTAATTGTAATTCAGAGTACGAATATCCAAAAGTAAAACAGAAGTCCTTGGCATTTCCTTTAAAAACACTGAAGGAAAAAGTACTGAATATGCAGTTTAAATCACGTACAAGTGAAGACAAAAGTAGAACTTGAAGAGGCTTTATCCATGTCCCAGCATCTCGGGACGGATCGTGTCATTGAAGTTGAGAGCTGCATTGATGCCAATGCCACATTCCACAGGTTGTTTGGTTCTACTTCTTTGTGATCTATAACCTGTTTTATGTTTAAGATGTCATTACCTGTGCACTATATTGACAAGTTCATGGTCCTTTTCTCAGTATGTTAAGAAAATTTGCACGCCAATCAGCAGATCATACTTTGAACGTCCTTTCACAGTTTTCTGTTCCAGATACTATTTCATGTAGTCTCTCTATTTGTAAGATCTGTAGAATGGAATATTCTCTGTATAGGTGAGGTCTTCACTgcaaagaatatttttttaaatcttaacgTTGCTAATATTTGGTGTAATTAGAtgtctttcaattttatttgggACAGGATTCAACTTTGCGCACTTCCTACGTCAAGTTATATCGATCATAATCGAAGTAGATTCTGTAGAGAAGGTTTTATTTTATCGTTGTATCTTGAAGATGGGAGTGTCGGGTATGGTGAGGTTAGGTTTCATTGGATTCCTTTTTCGATGGTTTCTCTTATTCAAAGATCACATATGTGCTGAGCCAGTGAAGCGATGATTATTACAAAATACTTCTCATACATATTCctatcttttcattttaacttttGTGTTTATTACAACATATTTCTCATACATATTCCTTGTTGCTTTATTTTTGTACTATTTTCCATATCGGAACATTTATTTGTCCATTGTCACTTGCATTTAAAAGGTTGCACCTCTTGAAATCCACAAGGAAAACCTGCTGGATGCAGAAGAGCAACTTcgctttcttcttcattttatgACAGGAGCTAAAATCAGTTATTTTCTACCTCTGCTGAAGGGCTCATTTTCTTCATGGATATGGAGCACATTAGGAATACCTGTAGGTTCATatatccttttctttctttctttttgtttttaattgttttgagtGGTTAAATTCTTCTTTGCCGTACAGGCATGTGAAATATTTCCGAGTGTCAGATGTGGTTTGGAAATGGCTATCCTCAATGCCATTGCAGTAAAACATGGTTCCAGTTTCTTGAACATTCTCTATCCCCTGACAGAAATAGATGAAGAAATATCTAAACGGTCAACAAGTATAAAGATATGCGCCCTCATTGATTCGAATAAATCTCCTGTGGAGGTTGCTAGCATTGCCACCACTCTTGTGGAAGAAGGGTTCACTGCAATCAAACTCAAAGTATGACAACCTAACAGAATTATAGCGCTAAATTTACTGATGTTCTCTACTTTGTTTCTTACTTTATGCTTCTCTTTTGTctatattattatgattattattattttcatttcattttgctGATTCAATACTTAGTTGACCATTAAAGCTGGGATTTAATGAGTTATTATTTGCAAGAGGTTGCACGCCGGGCAGATCCCATTAAAGATGCAGAAGTTATACAAGAAGTAAGAAAGAAGGTTGGTCACAGGATTGAACTCCGTGTGGATGCCAATCGTAACTGGACCTATCAAGAAGCTCTTGAATTTGGTTTCTTAGTTAAAGATTGTGACTTGCAATATATTGAGGTATAATCCATTGTAACTGGTAAAATTAGTGTTCTAGCCATTCTAAATATACATTTAGTAACCtttcttcataaatttttggtAGTCACATAATTAGTAAAATgtccacattttttttctgatgCACATTTAATTGCTTTTAAGTGAAGCTTCACCTTAAGGAGTTCCAATTTTTCAGGAGCCTGTTCAGAATGAAGAGGATATTATAAAGTACTGTGAAGAAAGCGGCTTGCCTGTAGCGTTGGATGAAACCATTGACAAATTCCAAAAAGATCCTCTTAATATGCTTGAGAAGTATGCTCACCCAGGAATAGTTGCTATTGTAAGTGATGGAAGATCTCCAGTGATTTAACCAGTAGGGCTTGTATCATTTAGTCTTTGATCCTCACTTTGTTGGTACATCCTTATAAATATGTGATTCTTTCTAAGATGCAGGAATCACTTCGTAAACTCTATAAAGAATGTTTTCCTGACAAAATAAGCCCAATCAGATTATCAGTTGAGAAAGTTGTGTTAGAATATGGCCTTTATCCTGTCATGCAAGTATCAATTAAcagataaattcatttttgcaCGAacctttaactttttaatgGTGGTCTCCAGCCATCAATGGTTTCAGACTGCCATATGCTATTCGTTGTTGTAGTCATTGTTGTGATTATCGGCATTATATTGCAATTAGCTTGGAGTTCATAATGGTTATTTGCTGCTGAAACattgcattttcatatttggAATCTACACCATCTACTCATGATTATAGGTAATGTAAAAGTTCTGTCATGATATACCTTTCTCTGCGGTTGTATTTTTAATCTCATTCTTCTGGAGcaaatgtattttaaattGCATATTTTCTGGGCAGTAGATTGACAGTGTTGTGCTGATCTCAAtatttatggtttttattcAGGTGATCAAACCAAGTGTCATTGGTGGATTTGAAAATGCAGGATTAATTGCAAGATGGGCCCAGCGACATGGGAAGATGGCTGTTGTCAGTGCTGCCTTTGAAAGTGGTCTAGGTTTGTCAGCATATATCATATTTTCTAGCTATCTGGAGCTGCAGAATGCATATTTATGCAAAGTGATGAATCGTGAACTGTGCCCCCCTGTAGCCCAAGGTCTTGGAACTTATCAGTGGCTTAAAGAAGACATAACAACTGATCCTATCAGTATTTGTCATAATTCGTGTAGTGGCTTTGTAGAAGCATCTGTTGCTAAAGCTACCCACATCCTGCAGAacttacaaattaataatgacGTTATATGTAAAACTTCCATGGAGGAGCAAGTTTTGAGATACCAATTGAATGTGAATTCAAAGGATTTCTGCAGTTTCATCAAAGTGCAAGAGATTGGACAAAGAATTGATGTAAGCaaagaaatttcatttatttatttattgttctttGGTTACCACGCACCCATCCCATCCTACCTTAAATTAAACTAATCCCCTCCAAGGTTGGTGTGAGGGGGAGAACCCTTGACCTCTTGCTTCCACCGTAAGAGTCCAAAAGAATTGGGCTGTCCCCTTTGGGACTAGCGGAGAATGTTACTAGGTTTGTATTTTTCCCCTTTATTATTTCTACTATAAGAGCATGTTCGCTCATCTTTTAGTGGTGTACCATGATACTTGTATTCTTTTTGCCATGATGAACAGAAATACTCAGTGATGCTAAAATTCTAACTGTCGATACCTTCCTTAAATGTATTGTTCAATTGAttggtttttttaatttaaataatagtgAGGAAATTATATTGGTCGCGTGCTTGCAAAGATTTGCAAACGTGTGCATATTTTACtttcatttgaaattggtTTCAAAAAACACAAACCAAGCACATATTTTTCGCATGATGGGATGATTTGTTTACCTGTGGCATGTTCAATTTTTATGCCATGAAATCTCATATTATTGTTCTATTATGTATTTGACtgtataattttgtttgaaGTTATAGTTGAAAAAGTTCTATGCCATTGTTAAAGATAGCTTCCATTTGCTTTAGCAAGTATCTTTGTAGACTGGTTCAGCAAATTTAATTATGCTCAATCCACTATCCATGTACAGATACAGGATAACATACTTCTGTTTCTCCATGGCTTTCTTGGAACTGGTGAAGAATGGATTCCTATTATGAAGGCCGTCTCAGGATCAGCAAGATGCATCTCAATTGATCTCCCTGGTCATGGGGGATCAAAGATGCAAAATCATGTTGCTAAAGCCACACAGGAAATAACTACTAAAGCCACACAGGAAATAACTACTAAAGCCACACAGGAAATAACTTTGTCAATAGACGTCATTGCGGACGTACTATATAAGCTGATTGAACAGATTACTCCTGGAAAAGTTACTCTAGTTGGGTATTCTATGGGAGCAAGAATTGCCTTGTATATGGCCCTGAGATTCAGTGATAAGGTACATTTCCAATGCTTCAAATCTTAAGTCGCTGTGAGTTTTTGTTGTCTGGCGAAGTAACAACTTATAATGCAGATCAAAGGAACCGTTATAATATCTGGAAGCCCAGGGCTACGAGATAATATAGCAAGAAAAATTCGTAGGGCTGAAGATGATTCTAGAGCGTGCGCCCTTGTCACTCATGGTCTGCAAGTCTTTCTAGATACCTGGTATACTGGGGAGCTCTGGGAAAGGTAGTTGCttagtttttctttgttaaattcTTGAGATTTCTGTGCTTGCACAAGTAATTGCGAGAAAAATCTTCTGCTATTAACAGCTTGAGAAGCCATCCCCATTTTAATCGAATAGTTGCCAGCCGCTTGTTGCATGAAGATGTGCAGAGTCTTTCAAAAGCTCTGTCAGATTTAAGTGTTGGGAGACAGCCGTAAGCATGTTAATATTTcagtatttcttttcattttaccATTCTATGAATATATTCTACTTTTATTAGAGGGATGAAAATCTGATCTGCTTAGGAATTATAGTGTTTGCAGGCTATCTTTGTAAAAGATATTATCCAGTCAAAGAACCAAgtgtataaaatttttgtgtaCCATAAATCTTTGCACATTGTGCTACTTGTCTGAGACAGTCTCAAAGTCTAGAAGTGTTTTCGTTTCATTTGATTCTTCCTCTAAGGTCCTATCAACAATATGAAGGGGATTTTCtcccattaaaaaaattggcatGTTGATTGCCGAAGGACATGACACTTTTTCCCACCCATTACTTAGTccattttccttatttttctgtttctttccGTGATAGGCCATTGTGGGAAGATTTGAAGCTATGCAGCACACCTCTCTTGATTGTTGTCGGAGAGAAAGATAAGAAATTCAAGTCAATTGCTGAAAAAATGTGCTATGAACTTAGCCATGACGAAAAGGGTAGTGATGATCTGAGGAA contains these protein-coding regions:
- the LOC102608540 gene encoding protein PHYLLO, chloroplastic isoform X3, with product MDPFTLAVKAHHVHFTNSFSTESSISKHRLTKSLGIPKPSPPLTFLTRISGFRHFNSIDLLRNSGSKVVEGLRFDGPVMDVDEIMDCEEGDLVVETSITRTLPPALTLEHGLESISEAVNKLKTDPPSSSSGVLRFQVAVPPSAKALDWFCRQPESSEVFPVFFLSRDMENPTSKSLYLNQNRGVFGIGAAVYFTHPAWCDSEERTKPKRYLSTNPIPITTYGFMDINFNTEPSCIKHEAGSFYFFVPQIELRELDDISILAATLAWSNGMVCTFEQAIQSFESSFCQVSSHFCSSTERYNPRYVRSALTKFNMMEDKTVQMVCMNAITLGRRDFGCDFMEMREAPFSFQFSFRFSPTLGVANNMQLDNAIGMNYSLGDHVNINAVWASLLIEECSRLGLTYFCIAPGSRSSPLAVAASTHPLITCIACYDERSLAFHALGYARGSHRPAVIITSSGTAVSNLLPAVVEASQDFVPVLLLTADRPPELQDAGANQAINQVNHFGSFVRFFFSLPAPTDQIPARMILTTLDAAVHWATSSPYGPVHINCPFREPLDNSPKHWMSSCLKGLDIWTSSIEPFTKYIQVQHSHACKSYTYGQMAEVLELVQGVNKGLLLVGAVHNEDEIWAVLHLARHIRWPVVADILSGLRLRKLLASFLETEQNILFLDHLDHALLSESVKDWIQFDVIIQIGSRITSKRISQMIEECFPCTYILVDNHPCRHDPSHSVTHRIQSTIVQFVDFLLKVQVPHRSSKWCSFLRALDMMVASEISFQICTDYSLTEPHVAHELSRALTSNSALFVGNSMAIRDVDMYGRNWTTCTRTVADIMLNSEFPQQWIRVAGNRGASGIDGLLSTAIGFAVGCNKHVLCVVGDISFLHDTNGLAILKQRMKRKPILMLVMNNHGGAIFSLLPIADRTEPRILDQYFYTTHNISIQNLCLAHGLNHVQVKTKVELEEALSMSQHLGTDRVIEVESCIDANATFHSMLRKFARQSADHTLNVLSQFSVPDTISCSLSICKICRMEYSLYRIQLCALPTSSYIDHNRSRFCREGFILSLYLEDGSVGYGEVAPLEIHKENLLDAEEQLRFLLHFMTGAKISYFLPLLKGSFSSWIWSTLGIPACEIFPSVRCGLEMAILNAIAVKHGSSFLNILYPLTEIDEEISKRSTSIKICALIDSNKSPVEVASIATTLVEEGFTAIKLKVARRADPIKDAEVIQEVRKKVGHRIELRVDANRNWTYQEALEFGFLVKDCDLQYIEEPVQNEEDIIKYCEESGLPVALDETIDKFQKDPLNMLEKYAHPGIVAIVIKPSVIGGFENAGLIARWAQRHGKMAVVSAAFESGLGLSAYIIFSSYLELQNAYLCKVMNRELCPPVAQGLGTYQWLKEDITTDPISICHNSCSGFVEASVAKATHILQNLQINNDVICKTSMEEQVLRYQLNVNSKDFCSFIKVQEIGQRIDIQDNILLFLHGFLGTGEEWIPIMKAVSGSARCISIDLPGHGGSKMQNHVAKATQEITLSIDVIADVLYKLIEQITPGKVTLVGYSMGARIALYMALRFSDKIKGTVIISGSPGLRDNIARKIRRAEDDSRACALVTHGLQVFLDTWYTGELWESLRSHPHFNRIVASRLLHEDVQSLSKALSDLSVGRQPPLWEDLKLCSTPLLIVVGEKDKKFKSIAEKMCYELSHDEKGSDDLRNQIYEMVEIPNCGHAVHLENPLPVIRAVRQFLTRVNQNSTSNPESNG